One Antarctobacter heliothermus DNA segment encodes these proteins:
- a CDS encoding NAD(P)-dependent oxidoreductase — protein sequence MTSPTNRPDRVAFVGFGEAGTAFASGWDTDRPADLRAYDIKTDSPETRATLVDRYAAEGVDGRDTLTATLEGVEAVFCVVTADQAHAATKAAAPHLAAGTLWFDCNSCSPGTKRRSAEVIEAAGGRYVDVAVMAPVYPKRHQVPLLISGPHSDVAEAVLKAFDMRPRQMGADVGRASTIKMLRSVMIKGMEALTAECFLSARRAGVEEEVIGSLEASDPDINWRERGAYNLERMMVHGARRSAEMVEVAVTVDELGLGGGMASAAAEWQGRIAALGEEPGADDLYGRADTILKRL from the coding sequence ATGACATCGCCAACCAATCGCCCGGACCGGGTCGCCTTTGTCGGCTTTGGCGAGGCGGGAACAGCCTTCGCGTCGGGCTGGGACACAGACAGACCCGCCGATCTGCGCGCCTATGACATCAAGACCGATTCTCCCGAAACGCGGGCCACATTGGTTGATCGCTACGCCGCCGAAGGCGTCGATGGGCGCGACACGCTTACCGCGACCCTTGAAGGTGTCGAGGCGGTGTTTTGCGTCGTGACCGCCGATCAGGCCCATGCCGCAACCAAAGCCGCTGCGCCGCATCTGGCGGCCGGTACACTCTGGTTCGATTGCAACTCTTGCTCACCCGGCACCAAACGCCGGTCGGCAGAAGTGATTGAGGCAGCAGGCGGGCGCTATGTGGATGTCGCCGTCATGGCGCCGGTTTATCCCAAACGCCACCAAGTGCCTCTCTTGATTTCCGGTCCCCACAGCGACGTAGCCGAAGCCGTTCTGAAGGCGTTCGACATGCGTCCACGCCAGATGGGCGCGGACGTGGGCCGCGCCTCGACGATCAAAATGCTGCGGTCGGTCATGATCAAGGGAATGGAGGCGCTGACAGCCGAGTGTTTCCTGTCCGCACGCCGCGCAGGGGTCGAAGAGGAAGTGATCGGCTCACTCGAGGCGTCGGACCCCGATATCAACTGGCGTGAGCGCGGGGCCTATAATCTTGAAAGGATGATGGTGCACGGCGCGCGGCGGTCTGCCGAAATGGTCGAGGTGGCTGTCACGGTAGATGAACTGGGGCTGGGTGGCGGCATGGCCTCTGCGGCCGCAGAATGGCAGGGGCGTATAGCGGCGCTGGGCGAAGAACCGGGTGCGGACGATCTGTATGGCCGCGCGGACACGATCCTCAAACGCCTCTAG
- a CDS encoding tricarboxylate transporter produces the protein MKRTSFGATVAAAIVAIAAQGALAADFSGKTIEYTIPFSESGGSAKWANFFAPLLSDALPGNPTVVVRYRPGAGSTEGANWFQGQQDEGDGLTIFGDSGSTKFPYLLGDPRVRYEYQDWQPVLASATGGVVYLPPDLAEKFDGDMDDLGDEVYLYGSQGATTLDLVPLLAFRMLGLDVDPVFGVEGRGDGRLMFERGEANIDYQTSSAYLANVQPLVDDGLAVPIFSWGALDDAGNIVRDPTFPDMPSFKEVCEATAACETEGVAWDAIKAFIIAGFANQKTIFLPSSASQDVVDTYTEALRSIVTAEGFMDTAAEVLGVYPQLVAGGAIEATNQATAISPEAKKYVLDWLMEDYGISMN, from the coding sequence ATGAAACGAACATCGTTCGGCGCAACCGTCGCCGCGGCCATTGTGGCCATTGCCGCTCAGGGTGCCTTGGCCGCTGACTTTTCTGGCAAGACCATTGAATACACGATCCCTTTTTCTGAGTCTGGCGGGTCGGCGAAATGGGCCAACTTCTTTGCCCCGCTGCTCTCAGATGCTCTGCCCGGCAATCCGACCGTGGTGGTCCGCTACCGCCCCGGCGCCGGGTCCACCGAAGGCGCGAACTGGTTTCAGGGCCAGCAGGACGAAGGCGATGGCCTGACCATCTTCGGTGATTCCGGATCGACCAAATTCCCGTATCTGCTGGGCGATCCCCGCGTGCGCTATGAATATCAGGACTGGCAGCCCGTCCTTGCCTCCGCGACCGGCGGTGTGGTTTATCTGCCGCCCGATCTCGCCGAAAAATTCGACGGCGACATGGATGACCTGGGCGACGAAGTGTATCTTTACGGCAGCCAGGGTGCCACTACGCTTGATCTTGTTCCGCTGCTCGCGTTCCGGATGCTGGGCCTTGATGTCGATCCTGTCTTTGGCGTCGAAGGCCGCGGTGACGGTCGCCTGATGTTCGAACGTGGCGAAGCCAATATCGACTATCAAACCTCGTCTGCCTATCTCGCCAATGTACAGCCCTTGGTGGACGACGGCCTCGCTGTGCCGATCTTCAGCTGGGGTGCGCTAGACGATGCCGGCAATATCGTGCGCGACCCGACCTTCCCCGACATGCCGTCGTTCAAGGAAGTCTGCGAGGCAACCGCAGCATGTGAAACCGAGGGCGTCGCATGGGACGCGATCAAAGCATTCATCATTGCCGGTTTCGCCAACCAAAAGACCATCTTCCTGCCGTCGTCGGCGTCGCAGGATGTCGTCGACACCTATACAGAGGCGCTGCGTTCGATCGTGACCGCAGAGGGGTTCATGGACACCGCAGCCGAGGTGTTGGGCGTCTACCCGCAGCTTGTGGCGGGCGGCGCCATCGAGGCCACCAATCAGGCCACGGCGATTTCGCCTGAGGCCAAGAAATATGTCCTCGACTGGCTCATGGAAGATTACGGCATCTCCATGAACTGA
- a CDS encoding tripartite tricarboxylate transporter permease, which translates to MEIFLEALPYMGQAFALIFQPEQLFYLMCGVLLGLSVGVLPGLGGIAGLALLLPFMYGMEPVAGLALMIGLIAVIPTSDTFSSVLLGIPGSSASQATVLDGFPLAKKGHAARALSAAFTSSLFGGLFGALILSFFILIARPLILAFGLPEMLMITILGLSMVAILAGRVPLKGVVAAGAGILFGTIGAAPAGGSLRLSTYDLPYLVDGFQLVIVGLGIYAVPEIVSLLRQDKAIAEGGKLGDGWGQGVRDWWQNKWLSLRCAVIGVLVGVIPGLGGSVVDWLAYGSAVQTAKDRSQFGQGDIRGVIAPESSNNAKEGGGLVPTLIFGIPGSGSMAIFLGGLALLNMTPGPQMVRNNLDITYTIVWSLALANVFGAGLCILLSKYIAKMTTIRFTVIAPYLFMIIAFAAFQSRQSALDLAALVFIGIIGIMLRRFDFSRPAFLIGFVLSNQTEIFVNQAYQIAAARFRRSAESGWDYILSPITIGLLLLTVVSVIVGIRASKNIRENIDAPTGTKAAPAIFLGLLVAFAAISSLDAWGVSRFQDKIFPLTIGIVTLIGGAFLLLRMSRAPASDDVFIDLEQGAEGEAPHGLWSTLAWFIALVVMTFAVGLIIALTVFLIAFFRVRGRFTWPRTLFASALGLAFICGLAWALGRDLPPGYLQTLADLPWPLT; encoded by the coding sequence GTGGAAATATTCCTGGAAGCGCTGCCATACATGGGTCAGGCATTTGCGCTGATCTTCCAACCTGAACAGCTGTTCTATCTTATGTGCGGCGTGTTGCTGGGCCTGTCTGTCGGTGTGCTGCCCGGTCTGGGCGGGATCGCGGGCCTCGCGCTGTTGTTGCCGTTCATGTACGGAATGGAGCCGGTTGCAGGCCTTGCGCTTATGATCGGTTTGATTGCCGTGATCCCGACCTCGGACACGTTTTCTTCTGTGTTGTTGGGCATTCCCGGATCATCCGCCAGTCAGGCCACGGTGCTTGATGGCTTTCCCTTGGCCAAAAAGGGCCACGCCGCGCGTGCGCTGTCGGCGGCCTTTACCTCGTCACTGTTCGGCGGTTTGTTCGGCGCGCTCATCTTGTCGTTCTTCATTCTCATAGCTCGCCCGCTGATCTTGGCCTTTGGCCTGCCCGAAATGCTGATGATCACGATCCTTGGCCTGTCAATGGTAGCGATTCTGGCTGGGCGTGTGCCTCTCAAAGGGGTCGTCGCGGCCGGCGCGGGTATCTTGTTCGGGACCATCGGCGCGGCCCCGGCCGGCGGCAGCCTGCGCCTGTCCACCTACGATCTGCCCTATCTCGTCGATGGTTTCCAGTTGGTGATTGTCGGCCTCGGTATCTACGCCGTGCCCGAAATCGTCTCGCTCCTTCGGCAAGACAAAGCCATCGCCGAGGGCGGTAAGCTGGGTGACGGCTGGGGTCAGGGCGTGCGCGACTGGTGGCAGAACAAGTGGCTGTCACTGCGTTGCGCGGTAATCGGGGTGCTGGTCGGCGTCATTCCGGGCCTTGGCGGATCGGTGGTCGATTGGTTGGCCTACGGCTCTGCCGTGCAGACGGCCAAGGACCGCAGTCAGTTCGGACAAGGCGACATCCGCGGCGTCATCGCTCCGGAAAGCTCAAACAACGCCAAGGAGGGCGGCGGCCTTGTTCCCACCCTGATCTTTGGCATTCCCGGATCTGGCTCGATGGCCATTTTCCTCGGGGGTCTGGCGCTGCTGAACATGACGCCGGGGCCGCAAATGGTGCGCAACAACCTCGACATCACCTATACGATCGTCTGGTCCTTGGCGCTTGCCAATGTGTTCGGCGCGGGTCTGTGCATCCTGCTGTCAAAATACATCGCCAAGATGACGACGATCCGGTTTACCGTCATCGCACCTTACCTGTTCATGATTATCGCCTTTGCCGCGTTCCAGTCTCGCCAATCGGCACTGGACCTTGCCGCGCTGGTGTTTATCGGAATCATCGGCATCATGCTGCGCCGGTTCGATTTTTCGCGGCCTGCATTCCTGATCGGTTTCGTGCTGTCAAACCAGACAGAGATCTTCGTCAACCAAGCCTATCAGATCGCCGCCGCGCGATTCCGCCGGTCGGCTGAATCGGGCTGGGATTACATCCTGTCGCCGATCACCATTGGGCTGTTGTTGTTGACCGTTGTGTCCGTCATCGTCGGGATCCGCGCATCCAAGAACATCCGCGAGAATATTGATGCGCCCACCGGAACCAAAGCCGCGCCTGCCATCTTCCTTGGACTGCTTGTGGCCTTTGCCGCGATTTCATCCCTTGATGCTTGGGGTGTCTCGCGGTTTCAGGACAAGATCTTTCCGCTGACCATCGGCATCGTGACGCTGATCGGCGGGGCGTTCCTGTTGCTGCGCATGTCCCGCGCCCCGGCCAGCGACGATGTCTTCATCGATCTTGAGCAAGGTGCCGAGGGCGAGGCCCCGCATGGCCTTTGGTCTACGCTTGCTTGGTTCATCGCGCTTGTGGTGATGACCTTTGCGGTGGGGCTGATCATCGCGCTCACGGTTTTCCTGATCGCGTTTTTCCGTGTCAGGGGCAGGTTTACCTGGCCCCGCACGCTGTTCGCGTCGGCGCTGGGTCTGGCCTTTATCTGCGGGCTGGCCTGGGCGCTTGGACGTGATCTGCCGCCGGGCTACCTGCAAACGCTTGCCGATCTCCCTTGGCCCCTGACGTAA
- the dctP gene encoding TRAP transporter substrate-binding protein DctP, translating to MTNKITTRRAALRTLAGAGAATLAAPHIAGAASHTKTWKIQTSWPGGAGLQIFKDWCGSIEEKTGGELAFQPFGANDVVGDFQLFDAVKNGVLDAVNPFTIYAQGIIPAATFLTSIPLGLRNPHEFDVFYYGLGGIDIARELYAAQGMHFVGPVHHGPNIIHSKVPIRSIDDFAGRKMRLPGGMVAEIFTQIGAETTVLPGSEIFPALEKGTIDVADYVGPAVNYALGFSQVTDYIVMGPPGFMSLYQPVDIMDITVGKAAWDALSPQMQQFVEMETHVYSDMHHAAIQKADQEAWGKFEADGTEVTRLTQDDVELMTEVAVPIWYDYANRDPQAARVFKIQLDYMMSGSLGYVDPALTQGLELKL from the coding sequence ATGACCAACAAGATCACGACGCGCCGCGCGGCGCTGCGCACTCTGGCGGGTGCTGGTGCGGCCACACTGGCCGCTCCGCATATCGCGGGCGCAGCCAGCCACACCAAGACCTGGAAGATCCAGACAAGCTGGCCCGGCGGCGCCGGTTTGCAGATTTTCAAGGACTGGTGCGGATCGATCGAGGAAAAGACTGGCGGAGAACTGGCGTTTCAACCCTTTGGCGCCAATGACGTTGTAGGTGACTTTCAGTTGTTCGACGCGGTCAAGAACGGCGTTCTGGACGCTGTGAACCCGTTTACCATTTATGCGCAGGGCATCATTCCTGCGGCCACATTCCTGACTTCGATCCCGCTGGGTCTGCGGAACCCGCATGAGTTCGACGTCTTTTACTATGGCCTCGGCGGTATCGACATCGCGCGCGAACTGTACGCAGCCCAAGGCATGCATTTCGTCGGTCCAGTTCACCACGGCCCGAACATCATCCACTCCAAGGTTCCGATCCGGTCGATCGACGACTTCGCGGGCCGCAAGATGCGCCTGCCCGGTGGCATGGTTGCAGAGATCTTTACCCAGATCGGTGCGGAAACCACCGTTTTGCCGGGATCCGAGATTTTCCCGGCGCTGGAAAAAGGCACCATCGACGTGGCCGACTATGTCGGTCCGGCGGTGAACTACGCGCTCGGCTTTAGCCAGGTCACCGACTACATCGTCATGGGCCCTCCGGGTTTCATGTCGCTGTACCAGCCCGTCGACATCATGGACATCACCGTGGGCAAGGCCGCGTGGGACGCGCTGTCACCGCAGATGCAGCAGTTCGTCGAGATGGAAACCCACGTCTATTCCGACATGCACCACGCCGCGATCCAGAAGGCCGACCAAGAGGCTTGGGGCAAGTTCGAGGCCGACGGCACCGAGGTCACGCGCCTGACACAGGACGACGTGGAACTGATGACTGAGGTCGCGGTGCCAATCTGGTACGACTACGCCAACCGCGACCCGCAGGCCGCGCGCGTGTTCAAGATCCAGCTGGATTACATGATGTCCGGCTCTTTGGGCTATGTTGATCCTGCTCTGACTCAGGGTCTGGAACTTAAACTCTAA
- a CDS encoding TRAP transporter small permease subunit: MPSLSFTLPHWLYWVGLIVFPIVAMILSRRPQRAEKRYTLPLAYMIAVTGGIIGLHRLYLKNMLGLVYIPIFLFILYANGQTQDARTILSNHENQLRVAQRVIDREEGRVTDARAGLADMQAAIDAAEEGSFARRSAEKRLQRAQDTVSKGEVRLTEARATLIEAQPLRDQAAATRANWDNAAGYALYAIIALLLIDFVLLPGMVRRANDNLPAHEELTEAEKALRAAEAEEGPKHDRDYAENWIDRLSLFCGEFVAYWAVIAVFVYYYEVIARYVFGSPTNWAHEAMYLMFGMQYLIAGAYAMLTESHVRVDIFYAPLSRPKKAWVDLLTSVFFFIFAGTLLVTSWIFAMDAVAVPSGNSIVSDWARGEISLGEMFAGFGTSQWTDPNIRWGEISFNEWEVPLWPMKWVMVIGGLLLVLQGVSKVSKDIREIARGN; this comes from the coding sequence ATGCCTAGCCTCAGCTTCACGCTGCCGCATTGGCTCTACTGGGTGGGACTGATCGTCTTTCCTATCGTCGCGATGATCCTGTCGCGCCGACCCCAGAGGGCCGAAAAACGTTACACGCTGCCGCTGGCCTATATGATCGCCGTCACCGGCGGCATCATCGGGCTACACCGCTTATACCTCAAGAACATGCTGGGGCTGGTCTATATCCCGATCTTTCTGTTCATCCTGTACGCCAACGGACAGACACAGGACGCGCGCACCATTCTGTCGAACCATGAAAACCAGTTGCGCGTGGCGCAGCGGGTAATCGACCGTGAAGAGGGCCGAGTCACAGACGCCCGCGCCGGATTGGCCGACATGCAGGCCGCCATCGACGCCGCCGAAGAGGGCAGTTTCGCCAGACGCAGCGCAGAAAAACGGCTGCAACGCGCGCAGGACACCGTTTCCAAGGGCGAGGTGCGCCTGACAGAGGCGCGCGCCACCTTGATAGAGGCGCAGCCGCTGCGTGATCAGGCCGCCGCCACCCGTGCCAATTGGGACAACGCGGCGGGCTATGCCCTGTATGCCATCATCGCGCTCTTGTTGATCGATTTTGTCCTGCTGCCCGGCATGGTGCGCCGGGCGAATGACAACCTGCCCGCGCATGAGGAACTGACAGAGGCCGAAAAGGCCCTGCGCGCCGCCGAGGCCGAAGAGGGGCCAAAACATGACCGCGACTATGCGGAAAACTGGATCGACCGGCTGTCGCTGTTCTGCGGTGAATTCGTCGCCTACTGGGCGGTGATCGCGGTCTTTGTCTACTACTATGAGGTTATCGCGCGATACGTCTTCGGCTCGCCGACCAACTGGGCGCATGAGGCGATGTACCTGATGTTCGGTATGCAATACCTGATCGCCGGGGCCTACGCGATGCTGACCGAAAGCCATGTGCGCGTCGACATCTTTTATGCCCCGCTGAGCAGGCCGAAAAAGGCATGGGTCGATCTGTTGACCTCGGTCTTTTTCTTCATCTTTGCCGGTACGCTGCTGGTCACCTCATGGATCTTTGCCATGGACGCCGTTGCTGTGCCGTCAGGCAATTCCATCGTGTCCGACTGGGCGCGCGGGGAAATCAGTCTGGGTGAGATGTTTGCAGGTTTCGGCACCAGCCAGTGGACCGACCCGAATATTCGCTGGGGCGAGATAAGCTTTAACGAATGGGAGGTGCCGCTATGGCCGATGAAATGGGTCATGGTGATTGGTGGGCTTTTGCTGGTGCTGCAAGGCGTCTCGAAGGTCTCAAAAGACATCCGTGAAATCGCGCGGGGGAACTGA
- a CDS encoding 4-oxalomesaconate tautomerase, whose amino-acid sequence MTQTAIPYHFLRGGTSRGPYFRRADLPRDEATLSQVLMAVCGAGHPLNIDGIGGGNAVTTKVAMLSPSARDDCDIDYFFAQVAVEKREVDYRPTCGNILVGVGPAAIEMGLVPAKDGETIVKIHAVNTGAVVEAVIQTPGGKVTYAGDCEIAGVSGTAAPIRLGFMETVGSITGALLPTGNLRDTIDGIEVTCMDVAVPVMLARAEDFGLTGYETQTELDENRAFFERIEAIRLEAGKRMGLGDVSKSVTPKIALLAKPRFGGTVTARYFMPWTAHPSMAVTGAQCIATCAILPGTVADGLAEGLGTLPSPVNVGIEHPSGTFEVVVDHEPDGTGIAIRSAGVVRTARLLARGEVLVPASVWTP is encoded by the coding sequence ATGACGCAAACTGCGATACCCTACCATTTCCTGCGCGGCGGCACGTCGCGCGGGCCCTATTTCCGACGCGCCGACCTGCCCCGCGATGAGGCCACCCTGTCACAGGTTCTCATGGCGGTGTGTGGTGCGGGGCATCCGCTCAACATCGACGGGATCGGCGGCGGCAACGCAGTCACTACCAAGGTGGCCATGTTGTCGCCCTCTGCGCGGGATGATTGCGACATCGACTATTTCTTTGCGCAGGTCGCGGTGGAAAAACGCGAAGTTGATTACCGCCCGACGTGTGGCAACATCCTTGTCGGGGTCGGTCCCGCCGCTATCGAGATGGGACTGGTGCCCGCAAAGGATGGCGAAACAATCGTCAAGATCCACGCTGTCAACACCGGTGCCGTGGTCGAGGCGGTGATCCAGACTCCGGGCGGCAAGGTCACCTATGCGGGAGACTGTGAAATTGCGGGCGTATCGGGCACCGCTGCCCCGATCCGCCTTGGATTCATGGAAACTGTCGGGTCGATCACGGGCGCTTTATTGCCCACGGGAAACCTGCGCGACACAATCGATGGGATCGAAGTGACCTGCATGGACGTGGCCGTGCCAGTGATGCTTGCACGTGCGGAGGACTTTGGCCTGACGGGGTACGAAACCCAGACGGAACTCGATGAGAACCGCGCTTTTTTCGAGCGAATCGAAGCGATACGGTTAGAGGCGGGCAAGAGGATGGGGCTTGGCGATGTGTCAAAGTCCGTCACACCCAAAATCGCCCTACTGGCCAAACCGCGCTTTGGCGGGACAGTGACGGCACGCTATTTCATGCCTTGGACAGCGCATCCGTCGATGGCTGTCACCGGCGCGCAATGTATCGCCACTTGCGCAATCCTTCCGGGCACCGTCGCCGATGGCCTTGCTGAGGGGCTTGGCACGCTGCCATCGCCGGTCAACGTCGGGATCGAACATCCATCCGGCACATTCGAGGTAGTCGTGGACCACGAACCCGACGGCACTGGCATTGCGATCCGGTCGGCGGGTGTTGTGCGCACCGCACGACTACTGGCGCGGGGCGAGGTGCTTGTACCCGCCAGCGTCTGGACCCCCTGA